Proteins encoded within one genomic window of Bacillus sp. F19:
- a CDS encoding potassium/proton antiporter: protein MAFSVDHIILILAVLLTIGVMTAKFSSRLGLPSLVFFIVVGMVLNNYIYFDNAKLAQLFGIIALVIIIFDGGLQTKWVDVKKILVPSSMLATIGVFITMIIIGVFAKFILDLTWLEGLLFGAIVGSTDAAAVFAVLGNKNIRKKLTSTLEAESGTNDPMAVFLTVTIIHLIGQPDTSFIGLVLRFFWEMGFGLAAGLLFGKLAVWTINKINLDSSGLYPVLSLAFAILTYSLTTFAHASGLLAVYVMAVIVGNSDLTYRHSIIRFNEGFAWMMQILMFILLGLLVFPNQLLDIVWEGLLLSVILMIVARPIGVFISMFASKFSVKEKLFISWAGLRGAVPIVLATYPMLSGLENSQLIFNVVFFVVLTSALLQGATLTPLANKLNLSESKKNSVPHTLELISIGKTNNEMIELEVGEGATVSGKELKDIELPNDALITAVIRDEKLHTPRGDTNIFSGDTLYILVSKKNREKIKTIFQGENVESASNFE, encoded by the coding sequence TTGGCGTTTTCTGTTGATCATATCATTTTAATTTTAGCTGTTCTTCTAACAATCGGTGTTATGACTGCAAAGTTTTCCTCTCGGCTTGGTTTGCCTTCCCTAGTTTTTTTTATTGTTGTCGGTATGGTGCTCAACAATTATATTTATTTTGATAATGCAAAGCTTGCCCAGTTATTTGGAATTATTGCCCTCGTGATTATTATTTTTGACGGGGGATTACAGACAAAATGGGTGGATGTCAAAAAAATTCTTGTGCCATCATCCATGCTTGCTACAATCGGCGTTTTTATTACGATGATCATAATCGGCGTATTTGCAAAATTCATTCTCGATTTAACCTGGCTTGAGGGGTTATTGTTTGGAGCAATCGTTGGATCAACTGATGCAGCAGCAGTGTTTGCTGTTCTCGGCAACAAAAACATCAGAAAGAAGTTGACGTCTACTCTGGAGGCTGAATCTGGTACGAATGATCCAATGGCCGTATTTCTGACAGTAACGATCATTCATCTGATTGGGCAGCCAGATACGAGTTTTATTGGACTTGTCTTAAGATTCTTCTGGGAGATGGGCTTTGGTCTTGCAGCAGGTTTACTCTTCGGAAAGCTTGCAGTGTGGACCATTAACAAAATAAATTTGGATTCATCCGGACTATATCCGGTTTTATCGCTTGCCTTTGCCATTTTAACTTACAGCTTAACCACGTTCGCACATGCAAGCGGACTCCTTGCTGTTTATGTCATGGCTGTCATAGTCGGAAATTCAGATTTAACCTACCGCCATTCCATCATTCGTTTTAATGAAGGCTTTGCATGGATGATGCAGATTTTAATGTTTATATTACTTGGTTTGCTTGTGTTCCCGAATCAGCTTTTGGACATCGTTTGGGAAGGTTTGCTTCTGTCAGTGATCTTAATGATAGTGGCGCGTCCAATAGGAGTCTTCATCAGCATGTTTGCATCTAAGTTTTCTGTAAAGGAAAAACTGTTTATTTCCTGGGCGGGATTAAGAGGAGCGGTTCCGATCGTTCTGGCTACTTATCCGATGCTTTCAGGACTTGAGAACAGTCAGCTGATCTTTAATGTCGTTTTCTTCGTTGTCCTGACTTCGGCGCTGCTTCAGGGTGCGACGCTTACCCCTCTTGCCAATAAGCTGAACCTGTCAGAAAGCAAGAAAAATTCAGTGCCTCATACCCTTGAATTAATCTCGATCGGCAAAACTAATAATGAGATGATTGAGCTTGAGGTTGGGGAAGGCGCCACTGTTTCAGGAAAAGAATTAAAAGACATTGAGCTGCCGAATGATGCTTTAATAACGGCTGTTATAAGAGATGAAAAACTTCACACTCCGAGAGGAGATACAAATATTTTTTCAGGTGATACCTTATATATTCTCGTCTCCAAGAAAAACCGGGAAAAGATTAAAACGATTTTTCAGGGAGAAAACGTGGAGAGTGCCAGTAATTTTGAATGA
- a CDS encoding HD-GYP domain-containing protein, giving the protein MEGLHIFKKGSYINTVKQESAELSLLHKNEGTEILFQSIVKDRMFYIYPGEKRDSFEFYYIIKGEVLFEENNESKVLKEKDYFYVQDLKKPIFFKALTDLELLWFITEPAFDDLSDEIETWTSMVQKVEQKDRYTYNHSMRVQEYSIKIAKEMGLDKKRLENLYVASLLHDIGKINVRAEILNKPDKLTDEEFSIIKKHPADGADILKHQNGVSDIILQHHEKLDGSGYPFGLKSEEILLESKIVTVSDTYDAMTQDRVYRSALSKAEAVRELKKWSGIHFDQEIVNTFISILKKEGKID; this is encoded by the coding sequence ATGGAAGGGCTGCATATTTTTAAAAAGGGCAGTTACATCAATACGGTAAAACAGGAGTCGGCAGAATTAAGTCTGCTGCATAAAAATGAAGGAACAGAAATTCTCTTTCAAAGCATAGTGAAGGATCGCATGTTCTACATTTATCCAGGAGAAAAGAGAGACTCCTTTGAATTTTATTACATCATTAAAGGGGAAGTTCTCTTTGAGGAGAATAACGAAAGCAAAGTACTGAAGGAGAAAGATTATTTCTATGTTCAGGACTTGAAAAAACCAATCTTTTTTAAAGCTTTAACCGATTTAGAACTGCTTTGGTTTATTACAGAACCGGCATTTGATGATTTAAGCGACGAAATAGAGACATGGACAAGTATGGTACAAAAAGTAGAACAAAAGGATCGCTACACATATAATCACAGTATGCGGGTTCAGGAGTATTCCATTAAGATTGCCAAAGAGATGGGACTTGATAAGAAGAGGCTTGAGAATCTCTATGTTGCATCGCTTCTTCATGATATCGGGAAAATTAACGTAAGGGCTGAGATCTTAAATAAACCTGACAAACTGACTGATGAGGAATTTTCTATTATAAAGAAGCATCCCGCAGACGGAGCTGATATTTTAAAACATCAGAATGGTGTAAGTGATATCATTCTTCAGCATCATGAGAAATTAGATGGTTCAGGCTATCCTTTTGGACTGAAATCGGAAGAAATCCTGCTGGAATCAAAAATCGTGACAGTAAGTGATACATATGATGCAATGACACAGGATCGTGTTTACCGGAGTGCGCTTAGTAAAGCCGAAGCGGTACGGGAACTGAAGAAATGGAGCGGAATTCATTTTGATCAAGAGATCGTTAATACGTTCATTTCAATATTGAAAAAAGAAGGTAAAATTGACTAA
- a CDS encoding DedA family protein — MEISEILVFIEEYGYLALFVMLSAGTFFIPLPNEVIVMMGGFASSHGILHPVPAFFSSYLGIMTALTFWFLVGKSFGELALSFLIRRKRAQRRFIKFQQLFARHGEYTLGMTYFFPLLRHLGPVLAGMNKLKFWKFALLAYGSSFLWAILFFCMGNKFGSSIVAVNGYLTKFGPFFIGVGCILFLSIIFIRYYRRKKLRSH, encoded by the coding sequence ATGGAGATTTCGGAAATACTTGTTTTTATAGAGGAGTATGGCTATCTTGCCCTGTTTGTAATGCTTTCTGCCGGAACCTTTTTTATTCCTCTTCCGAATGAAGTGATTGTTATGATGGGCGGATTTGCTTCATCTCATGGGATTCTGCACCCTGTACCTGCCTTTTTTTCATCCTATTTAGGGATCATGACGGCACTTACCTTCTGGTTTTTAGTTGGGAAAAGCTTTGGGGAACTGGCTCTGTCTTTTTTAATCAGAAGAAAAAGAGCGCAGCGCAGGTTTATCAAATTTCAGCAATTATTTGCAAGACATGGCGAGTATACATTAGGCATGACCTATTTTTTCCCACTGCTGCGGCATCTTGGTCCAGTCCTCGCAGGCATGAATAAATTAAAGTTCTGGAAATTTGCTCTGCTGGCATATGGTTCATCCTTTTTGTGGGCCATTCTCTTTTTTTGTATGGGCAATAAATTCGGCTCTTCCATTGTAGCAGTAAATGGGTATCTTACTAAATTTGGACCATTTTTTATCGGGGTTGGATGTATTCTTTTTTTGTCGATTATCTTTATTAGATATTACAGAAGAAAGAAATTGAGATCACACTAA
- a CDS encoding copper resistance protein CopC — protein sequence MKKMLSLLGMLVLLILPNTAFAHTHMTSSTPEEGSTVTEPMKEIELTFDTAIESLSTISLTRDGAEVPLDVKAEGETLKGITSSELENGSYTADWKIIGEDGHEMEGTLAFTVQQEVKEEEPQSSKEDESAVNKDNQKADNEKAAKTDEETENAESEQAKNSPVMTIILVAIGVIAVIGIVFLMKKKG from the coding sequence ATGAAAAAGATGCTCTCTCTATTAGGAATGCTCGTTTTACTTATTTTGCCGAATACAGCTTTTGCTCATACACATATGACTTCTTCAACGCCTGAAGAAGGATCAACAGTAACGGAACCAATGAAAGAAATTGAGTTAACCTTTGATACAGCGATTGAGTCACTAAGTACGATTTCATTAACTAGAGATGGTGCTGAGGTTCCTCTGGACGTGAAGGCTGAAGGAGAAACACTTAAAGGTATTACATCAAGTGAACTCGAAAATGGATCATACACAGCTGACTGGAAAATTATTGGAGAAGATGGACATGAGATGGAAGGCACTCTCGCCTTTACGGTTCAGCAAGAGGTCAAGGAAGAAGAGCCTCAATCATCAAAAGAAGACGAATCTGCTGTAAATAAGGATAATCAGAAAGCTGATAATGAAAAGGCTGCAAAAACAGATGAAGAAACAGAAAATGCGGAATCAGAGCAGGCTAAGAACAGCCCGGTCATGACGATTATTCTTGTTGCTATTGGTGTCATTGCCGTTATTGGTATTGTTTTCTTAATGAAAAAGAAAGGCTGA
- a CDS encoding OsmC family protein, with amino-acid sequence MPEHSFHLKAHWPGLRNGVGEIESGNLKTQVSIPPEMEGPGVGTNPDEMLLGAAATCYIITLAAMMERSRLEKEDLTMTSEGIVDVTKGVITYKKIIHRPVIVLKSTATVNDEELARKLAERAESSCMISRAIKGNVEMGLEVSIIKKAVTS; translated from the coding sequence ATGCCGGAACATTCTTTTCATTTAAAAGCACATTGGCCGGGCCTAAGAAACGGCGTCGGGGAAATCGAAAGCGGGAATTTAAAGACACAGGTGTCGATTCCGCCGGAGATGGAAGGTCCTGGTGTAGGAACAAACCCTGACGAAATGCTCCTTGGAGCTGCTGCAACCTGCTATATCATCACACTTGCAGCTATGATGGAGCGCAGCCGATTGGAAAAAGAAGACCTTACCATGACATCAGAGGGAATCGTCGATGTCACAAAAGGTGTGATTACGTATAAAAAAATCATACATAGGCCTGTCATTGTGTTAAAAAGCACAGCAACTGTCAATGATGAAGAGCTTGCAAGAAAGCTTGCAGAGCGGGCAGAGAGCTCCTGTATGATCAGCCGTGCGATTAAAGGCAACGTTGAAATGGGTCTTGAAGTGAGCATTATTAAAAAAGCAGTCACCTCCTAG
- a CDS encoding thioredoxin family protein: MSLNTWFAKGLTAQEYIEKMNVNKEEMNTIYQKFSLDEDDVSILESIRNQSLRVIVLTEDWCGDAMLNNPILLKIAEEAGMDVRFLLRDSNLELMDQYLTNGTSRAIPIFIFFDQDGNEKAVWGPRAPKIQQLVERLKKPLPDKEHPDFKVKQAEIIQTLTASYKEDESLWKEVSYSIITTLKKKKLHV; this comes from the coding sequence ATGTCACTAAATACGTGGTTCGCTAAAGGATTAACTGCACAGGAATATATCGAAAAAATGAATGTAAATAAAGAAGAAATGAACACTATCTATCAGAAGTTTTCATTGGATGAAGACGATGTATCCATTCTTGAGAGCATCCGCAATCAATCCCTTCGCGTCATTGTCCTGACTGAGGACTGGTGCGGAGATGCCATGCTGAACAATCCTATTCTATTAAAAATTGCAGAAGAAGCAGGAATGGACGTCCGCTTTTTGCTGCGCGACTCAAACCTTGAGCTCATGGATCAATATTTAACAAACGGTACATCACGTGCGATCCCCATCTTTATCTTCTTCGATCAAGATGGAAACGAAAAAGCTGTCTGGGGACCCCGGGCTCCAAAAATCCAGCAGCTCGTTGAACGTTTAAAAAAACCGCTGCCGGATAAAGAGCACCCGGATTTCAAAGTAAAGCAAGCAGAAATAATCCAGACTTTAACAGCATCGTATAAAGAAGACGAATCTCTGTGGAAAGAAGTTTCATACAGCATTATTACCACGCTTAAGAAGAAGAAATTACACGTTTAA
- a CDS encoding mechanosensitive ion channel family protein, producing MIEKYMTTESLIEIAVSIGIFVLFMVLRKLFTKYVFKMILKFSNKTPTDIFRNVLVAYEKPLRMFFILIGLYLAILYSPFLDNQRDVLSQFYRSSIVLTLAWGLYNLTASSSLLFDKVNRRFELEMDDILGPFLSKVMRFLILALTFSIIAQEFHYDVNGFVAGLGLGGLAFALAAKETIGNFFGGIIIITEKPFTLGDWIKTPSVEGVVEDISFRSTRIRTFPQALVTVPNSTLANEPITNWTKMGKRQIQFTIGVTYDTTESQLKTCVKRIEHMLSEHDGIHDDTINVIFNAFGDSSLDIFLNFFTKTTAYADHLSVKQDINYKIMAILEEEGVGFAFPSRTIYVEGAKQDAFEKTKQYS from the coding sequence ATGATTGAAAAATATATGACAACTGAAAGTTTAATTGAAATTGCTGTAAGCATAGGAATTTTCGTGCTGTTTATGGTCCTTCGAAAACTTTTTACGAAATACGTATTCAAAATGATTTTGAAGTTCAGCAACAAAACACCGACTGATATTTTCAGGAATGTCCTGGTTGCCTATGAAAAACCGCTGCGCATGTTTTTTATCCTGATCGGTTTATATTTGGCCATTCTGTATTCGCCTTTTTTAGATAACCAAAGGGACGTTCTTAGTCAATTTTATCGTTCTTCCATTGTGCTGACGCTTGCATGGGGTCTTTACAATCTAACGGCATCTTCCTCGCTCTTATTTGACAAAGTGAATCGCCGTTTTGAACTTGAGATGGATGACATTCTTGGCCCCTTTTTATCCAAGGTTATGCGCTTTCTTATCCTTGCCCTGACATTCAGCATCATTGCTCAGGAATTTCATTATGATGTAAATGGTTTTGTGGCAGGGCTCGGACTTGGAGGTCTTGCATTTGCCCTGGCAGCGAAAGAAACGATCGGAAACTTTTTTGGCGGAATTATTATCATTACAGAAAAGCCGTTTACGCTCGGCGACTGGATTAAGACGCCAAGCGTTGAAGGGGTTGTAGAGGATATCTCATTCAGAAGCACGAGAATCCGGACATTCCCTCAGGCGCTTGTAACCGTGCCAAACTCCACTCTTGCCAATGAACCCATTACAAACTGGACGAAAATGGGGAAAAGGCAAATCCAATTTACTATTGGAGTGACATATGACACAACAGAATCTCAGCTTAAAACATGTGTGAAGAGAATAGAACATATGCTGTCTGAGCACGATGGGATTCATGATGACACAATCAATGTCATCTTTAATGCTTTTGGTGACAGCAGCCTTGATATTTTCTTAAACTTCTTCACGAAAACAACGGCCTATGCTGATCATTTAAGTGTGAAGCAGGATATTAATTATAAGATCATGGCGATCCTTGAAGAAGAGGGCGTAGGTTTTGCATTCCCAAGCCGCACCATTTATGTGGAAGGCGCTAAGCAGGATGCATTTGAAAAAACAAAGCAGTACAGCTAG
- the proC gene encoding pyrroline-5-carboxylate reductase, with amino-acid sequence MKKSTILFIGAGRMAESILSGLVQSPNVKDIYVSNHRNKEKLIYLQKKYQVIPSLNWREDIEKADMVVLAMPPEVHLSLLQDMNPFIHNHFVVTIAAGIGPSFLEEHLPDNTPAAWVMPNTASEVGQSMSLVSYGKAVLDNHKSMLKQVLDAIGEAEECTEEQVHQLTAITGSAPAFLYAFSESLIEQAESYGISHETAVRLVSQMMAGSSSMLKAKLAPKELREQVTTPGGATAEGMKVLREGGFDDLIKKAVIATNKKAISKWQE; translated from the coding sequence TTGAAAAAAAGCACGATTTTATTTATTGGGGCAGGCCGAATGGCGGAATCCATCTTATCTGGACTTGTACAATCTCCAAACGTAAAAGACATTTATGTTTCGAATCATAGGAATAAGGAGAAGCTGATTTACCTTCAGAAAAAGTATCAGGTAATCCCTTCTTTAAATTGGAGGGAAGATATTGAAAAAGCGGATATGGTTGTTCTTGCAATGCCGCCAGAAGTTCATTTGAGTTTATTGCAGGATATGAATCCGTTCATTCATAATCATTTCGTTGTCACAATAGCTGCTGGGATAGGGCCTTCTTTCCTGGAAGAGCATCTGCCTGATAATACGCCGGCTGCATGGGTAATGCCTAATACTGCATCAGAAGTTGGCCAATCCATGTCACTTGTTTCATATGGAAAGGCTGTTCTTGATAATCATAAAAGCATGCTGAAGCAAGTGCTTGATGCCATTGGAGAAGCTGAGGAGTGTACAGAAGAACAGGTTCATCAATTAACAGCGATAACCGGAAGCGCCCCAGCCTTTCTATATGCATTTTCTGAGAGTCTGATTGAGCAGGCTGAGTCCTACGGCATCTCGCATGAAACGGCTGTCAGGCTTGTCTCGCAGATGATGGCCGGCTCATCTTCTATGCTGAAAGCAAAGCTTGCGCCAAAAGAACTTAGAGAGCAAGTGACAACACCGGGAGGAGCCACAGCTGAGGGAATGAAAGTCCTTCGAGAAGGCGGATTTGACGACTTAATAAAAAAAGCAGTCATTGCAACTAATAAAAAAGCAATAAGCAAATGGCAGGAATAA
- a CDS encoding YitT family protein → MEPHQMSVIKQHKKLPKAEIGKRMVLICFGAVLMAIGLEIFLVPNRVIDGGIVGISIILSHLTKVKLGIYLFFLNVPFFFIGYNQIGKTFALSTLLGVGVMSFTTALLHPVPVLTEDLLLASVFGGIILGIGVGLVIRYGGSLDGTEVLAILFNKQSPFSVGEIIMFFNLFILGSAGFVFGWDRAMYSLIAYFIAYKTIDVVVQGLDESKSAWIISENPDEVGQAILARLGRGVTYLNGEGAYTGDNKKVIFCVITRLEEAKLKSIVEELDPSAFLAVANITEVRGGRFKKKSIH, encoded by the coding sequence ATGGAGCCCCATCAAATGTCCGTCATCAAACAGCACAAAAAGCTGCCAAAGGCTGAAATTGGCAAACGCATGGTGCTGATTTGTTTCGGTGCAGTATTGATGGCAATAGGTCTGGAAATTTTCCTCGTTCCTAATCGTGTGATAGATGGCGGGATAGTGGGAATTTCCATTATCCTTTCTCATCTGACGAAAGTTAAGCTTGGTATTTACTTGTTTTTTCTGAATGTGCCCTTTTTCTTCATTGGGTATAACCAGATTGGAAAGACGTTTGCTCTTTCCACTTTGTTAGGTGTAGGAGTTATGTCTTTTACGACGGCTTTGCTTCATCCTGTTCCTGTTTTGACGGAGGATCTCTTGCTTGCATCTGTGTTTGGCGGAATTATACTTGGCATCGGAGTCGGTCTGGTCATCAGGTACGGAGGATCACTTGACGGCACAGAAGTTCTGGCGATTTTATTTAATAAGCAATCTCCTTTTTCCGTCGGGGAGATTATCATGTTTTTTAACCTGTTTATTTTAGGAAGTGCCGGTTTTGTATTTGGCTGGGACCGGGCGATGTATTCTCTTATTGCTTATTTCATTGCTTATAAAACGATTGACGTGGTCGTACAGGGACTTGATGAATCGAAATCGGCATGGATTATAAGCGAGAATCCGGATGAGGTGGGTCAGGCAATCTTAGCCCGCCTCGGCCGCGGAGTTACGTACTTGAACGGCGAAGGAGCGTATACTGGCGATAATAAAAAGGTCATTTTTTGTGTGATTACAAGACTGGAAGAAGCGAAGTTAAAATCCATTGTTGAGGAATTAGATCCATCTGCTTTTTTAGCTGTTGCCAATATTACGGAAGTAAGAGGCGGCCGCTTTAAAAAGAAGAGTATCCATTAA
- a CDS encoding YhdX family protein has product MGKGRIRVEESIKVQTDEEMYEATLIEKAEEEEVKQ; this is encoded by the coding sequence ATGGGTAAAGGAAGAATTCGTGTGGAAGAAAGTATTAAAGTGCAGACAGATGAAGAAATGTACGAAGCAACTTTAATTGAAAAAGCGGAAGAGGAAGAAGTTAAACAGTAA
- a CDS encoding ribonucleotide-diphosphate reductase subunit beta, producing MTHSLKARSIMDAGAPNRSTAIINGSSSNVLNWDDVSYPWAYAKYKKMLANFWTPFEINMSGDIKQFPQLSQEEQDAFLKIIGLLALLDSIQTDYAGKVSEYITDSSINALMIMLAQQEVIHNHSYSYVLSSIVPKHVQDEVFEYWRSEPILRKRNEFVTNGYQDFAEEPNVSNLLKSIVYDVILEGLFFYSGFAYFYNLARNQKMVATSTMINYINRDEQIHVDLFVKIFKEVLREYPEYHTEELAAFVKETFMEAAALEIEWGRFIIGNKIDGIHMKDVEDYIKFYANVRCNQLGFERPFEENRTNPLKWIKAYEEVDLGKSDFFEQKSRQYTKVNSIDNGFDDL from the coding sequence ATGACACATTCATTGAAAGCAAGGTCAATTATGGATGCCGGGGCACCAAACCGGTCCACAGCCATTATTAACGGCAGCAGCTCCAATGTATTGAATTGGGACGACGTTTCCTATCCCTGGGCTTACGCAAAATATAAAAAAATGCTGGCAAACTTCTGGACACCATTTGAAATTAATATGTCCGGCGATATTAAGCAGTTCCCCCAATTATCACAAGAAGAGCAGGATGCTTTTCTGAAAATCATCGGTCTGCTGGCACTGCTTGACAGCATCCAGACCGATTATGCGGGGAAGGTCTCAGAATATATAACAGATTCAAGCATTAACGCATTGATGATTATGCTTGCACAGCAGGAAGTCATCCATAATCATTCATACTCTTATGTTCTGTCAAGCATTGTTCCGAAGCACGTGCAGGATGAAGTATTTGAATATTGGAGAAGCGAACCTATTTTAAGAAAGCGGAACGAGTTTGTCACGAATGGGTATCAGGACTTTGCCGAGGAGCCCAATGTCAGCAATCTTCTTAAATCCATTGTGTATGATGTCATTCTTGAAGGTCTGTTTTTTTACTCAGGTTTTGCTTATTTCTACAACCTTGCCCGCAATCAAAAAATGGTCGCTACAAGCACGATGATTAACTACATTAACCGTGATGAACAAATACACGTAGATTTGTTTGTGAAAATCTTCAAAGAAGTGCTGCGCGAGTACCCGGAATATCATACAGAGGAACTCGCAGCTTTTGTCAAAGAAACCTTTATGGAAGCTGCTGCTCTTGAAATTGAGTGGGGACGCTTTATCATAGGCAATAAAATAGACGGAATTCATATGAAGGACGTTGAGGATTATATAAAATTTTATGCAAATGTCAGGTGCAATCAGCTGGGCTTTGAACGTCCATTTGAGGAAAACCGGACCAATCCGCTGAAGTGGATTAAAGCTTATGAAGAAGTAGATCTCGGAAAGTCTGATTTCTTTGAGCAAAAATCACGGCAGTATACGAAAGTCAACTCCATCGACAACGGATTTGATGACCTGTAA